A DNA window from Sulfitobacter sp. BSw21498 contains the following coding sequences:
- a CDS encoding gamma-glutamyltransferase codes for MTQQQNASWQITKPATRSRKGIVASQSRVAAQVGADVMAQGGNAVDAAIATSFALGAAEPWMSGMGGGGFMVVRMAGEKTAKVIEFGMKSPIGLDVADYPIVGGKASDLFPWSSVLDDRNVFGAKAIAIPGQVAGMGLAHEHFATKPWADLLSPAIKLADAGLPVDWYTQLILGGSAKDLAPFPASAETFLDEDGFPKSSGWTALGETTCDLSRLAASLRTVATDGPRAFYEGPLAQSIVADLEAAGGHHAAEDLAQYQATLVDAMHYAYRDHEVIATPTLTAGPTMRRALDLMTAWQPGTDTPDADAFIAYDRAIRQANQERYDTMGDTEHEPDPSCTTHFSVVDEAGNMVAVTQTLLSIFGSRMMLPQSGILMNNGIMWFDPEQGKPNSLGPNKRCLANMCPTLLHRADGSQFALGASGGRKIMPAVVELTSLLLDYGMDLETAFHAPRTDMSLADITIADQALPPQVIATLKETLENVVTAPRTIFPYHFACPSAVGRKGDENTGATEVMSAWGDAISA; via the coding sequence ATGACCCAGCAGCAAAACGCCTCTTGGCAGATCACCAAACCCGCGACCCGCAGCCGCAAAGGCATCGTCGCGTCGCAAAGCCGTGTGGCGGCTCAGGTCGGGGCGGATGTCATGGCGCAGGGCGGCAATGCGGTGGATGCCGCCATTGCCACCTCCTTTGCGCTTGGGGCGGCTGAGCCGTGGATGAGCGGAATGGGTGGCGGCGGCTTTATGGTCGTGCGTATGGCCGGCGAGAAGACAGCCAAAGTCATTGAGTTCGGAATGAAATCCCCCATCGGGCTGGATGTTGCCGACTATCCAATCGTCGGTGGCAAGGCGAGCGATCTGTTTCCGTGGTCTTCCGTGCTGGACGACCGCAACGTTTTCGGGGCCAAGGCGATTGCCATTCCCGGTCAGGTCGCGGGCATGGGGCTGGCGCATGAACACTTTGCCACGAAACCTTGGGCCGATCTGCTCTCCCCTGCGATCAAGCTTGCCGATGCGGGGCTGCCCGTCGATTGGTACACGCAACTGATCCTGGGCGGCTCGGCCAAAGACCTCGCCCCCTTCCCTGCCTCGGCTGAGACGTTCCTTGATGAAGACGGTTTTCCGAAATCCTCGGGGTGGACCGCCTTGGGCGAGACGACATGCGACCTGAGCCGTCTTGCGGCATCGCTGCGCACCGTGGCGACAGACGGGCCGCGTGCATTTTACGAAGGGCCGCTGGCGCAGTCGATTGTCGCGGATTTGGAAGCGGCGGGCGGACACCATGCGGCCGAGGATCTGGCGCAATATCAGGCGACACTGGTCGATGCGATGCACTATGCCTACCGCGACCACGAGGTGATCGCCACGCCGACGCTGACCGCAGGCCCCACCATGCGCCGCGCACTTGATCTTATGACGGCTTGGCAGCCCGGCACTGACACCCCCGACGCCGATGCGTTCATCGCCTATGACCGCGCCATCCGGCAGGCCAATCAGGAACGTTATGACACGATGGGCGATACCGAACATGAACCTGATCCGTCCTGCACAACACACTTTAGCGTCGTGGACGAAGCAGGCAATATGGTCGCCGTCACGCAAACGCTGCTGTCGATCTTTGGCTCGCGGATGATGCTGCCGCAATCCGGCATCCTGATGAACAACGGTATCATGTGGTTCGACCCCGAACAGGGCAAGCCTAACTCGCTCGGGCCAAACAAGCGTTGCCTTGCCAATATGTGCCCCACCCTGCTGCACCGCGCTGATGGATCGCAATTCGCGCTTGGCGCATCGGGCGGGCGCAAGATCATGCCCGCGGTGGTCGAGCTGACTTCGCTCCTGCTCGATTACGGGATGGATCTGGAAACCGCCTTTCACGCACCGCGCACGGATATGAGCCTTGCCGACATCACCATCGCGGATCAGGCGCTCCCGCCTCAGGTGATCGCGACGTTGAAAGAGACGCTGGAAAACGTCGTGACTGCACCGCGCACGATCTTCCCCTATCACTTCGCCTGCCCCTCTGCTGTCGGCCGAAAGGGTGATGAAAACACCGGCGCGACAGAGGTGATGTCGGCGTGGGGGGATGCGATCAGCGCCTGA
- a CDS encoding DMT family transporter, producing MSMATNRAAASAQSNNIPLGITLMVITTFVFAVQDGLSRHLASEYNVMMVVMIRYWFFAAFVIALAKRHAGGLRAAARTSQPVLQIFRGLLLAAEICVMIVAFTILGLVESHAVFTCYPLLVAALSGPVLGESVGWRRWAAIGVGFIGVLIILQPGMNVFDPAAVIPLLAAAMFAVYGLLTRYVGRKDKTATSFFWTGVTGSVAMTATGIWYWEPMIASDWLIMACLCITGVTGHWLLIRCYEVAEASAVQPFAYLQLVFAAIIGISIFGETVRTNVAIGAALIVAAGLFTFWRERQKGRAR from the coding sequence ATGAGCATGGCAACCAACCGCGCGGCTGCGTCGGCGCAGTCGAACAACATCCCGCTTGGCATCACCCTGATGGTGATCACGACCTTTGTCTTTGCGGTGCAGGACGGGCTGTCGCGGCATCTTGCGTCTGAATACAATGTGATGATGGTCGTGATGATCCGCTACTGGTTCTTTGCGGCCTTTGTGATTGCGCTGGCCAAACGCCATGCGGGTGGGCTGCGTGCTGCCGCACGGACCAGCCAGCCGGTGCTCCAGATCTTTCGCGGATTGCTGCTGGCGGCAGAGATTTGCGTGATGATTGTTGCCTTCACCATCCTTGGCCTTGTGGAAAGCCACGCGGTCTTTACCTGCTATCCGCTGCTGGTGGCCGCATTGTCCGGCCCCGTCTTGGGCGAGAGCGTCGGCTGGCGCAGGTGGGCGGCGATCGGGGTCGGCTTTATCGGGGTACTGATCATCTTGCAGCCGGGGATGAACGTCTTTGACCCTGCCGCCGTGATCCCGCTGTTGGCCGCTGCGATGTTCGCGGTCTACGGGCTGCTGACGCGCTATGTCGGGCGTAAGGACAAAACCGCAACGAGCTTTTTCTGGACCGGCGTGACCGGTTCGGTGGCGATGACGGCCACCGGCATCTGGTATTGGGAGCCGATGATCGCCAGCGACTGGTTGATCATGGCCTGCCTGTGCATCACCGGCGTCACCGGGCACTGGCTGCTGATCCGCTGCTATGAAGTGGCTGAAGCCAGCGCCGTCCAGCCCTTTGCCTATTTGCAGCTGGTGTTTGCCGCGATCATCGGAATTTCGATCTTTGGCGAAACGGTACGCACCAATGTTGCCATCGGTGCGGCCTTAATCGTCGCGGCGGGGCTATTCACCTTTTGGCGCGAACGGCAAAAGGGTCGTGCCCGTTAG
- a CDS encoding DEAD/DEAH box helicase → MIQTIADALATQGYDSLTPVQEAVTNPDLVEADLLVSAQTGSGKTVAFGLAIAPTLLGDAEKFGHAGAPLALVIAPTRELAMQVSRELTWLYGKAGAVVTTCVGGMDTRTERRALDRGAHIVVATPGRLCDHIKRNNINLSDIRAVVLDEADEMLDLGFREELEYILSEAPEERRTLLFSATVPAAIAKLAKSYQRNAQRVETVGEQKQHSDIEYRALNVHPRDTENAIINVLRYYEAKNAIVFCNTRAAVARLTTRFTNRGFSVVALSGELSQSERTNALQALRDGRARVCIATDVAARGIDLPNLELVVHADLPSNSDTLLHRSGRTGRAGRKGVSALIVPAKLRSKANRLIGGAKLKVEWANPPSAEDVNAEDEKRLLADSAWSNPIPDDATGFVANLVEQFSPEQLATAFVNLYRARQSAPEQLAEPGTPADERPRGDFGPSVWFSISIGRNDEAEPRTILPMICRMGDLTKDDVGAIRVQPSHTFVEILATSADKFTNALGSDMKVEDGAVVTKLDKAPDLSRGPKPGGRGPKPQRGGSRFDDNARPDRGPRPDRAPFDPDAPSAPRKPRAAGTEEASVSYDKPRGPRPDKGFDKPRGDKPKFDKPKAPKGERPPKSHKTERTPMKPGAAPKPKSAGKPDSFDKPKAKAVWKKDKPADRAAGDSKPAGDKPFKARAADPSKRFVPPGKVGAKPKGGKPAGKPAGGDASPKRGKSSFRPK, encoded by the coding sequence TTGATCCAAACCATCGCAGACGCGCTTGCCACCCAAGGCTATGATTCGCTAACTCCCGTCCAAGAGGCGGTCACCAATCCCGATCTGGTCGAAGCCGACCTTTTGGTATCGGCCCAAACCGGGTCGGGCAAAACAGTCGCCTTTGGCCTGGCCATCGCGCCAACCCTTTTGGGTGACGCTGAAAAATTCGGCCACGCGGGCGCGCCGTTGGCGCTTGTTATCGCACCGACACGCGAACTGGCCATGCAGGTCAGCCGCGAACTGACATGGCTTTATGGCAAGGCCGGTGCCGTTGTGACCACCTGCGTTGGCGGTATGGACACACGCACCGAACGCCGTGCACTGGACCGTGGCGCGCATATCGTCGTCGCCACACCGGGCCGCCTGTGCGACCACATCAAACGCAACAACATCAACCTGTCCGACATCCGCGCCGTGGTGCTGGACGAAGCAGACGAGATGCTGGATCTGGGTTTCCGCGAGGAACTGGAATACATCCTCTCGGAAGCACCGGAAGAGCGCCGCACCCTGTTGTTCTCGGCCACCGTCCCCGCGGCGATTGCTAAGCTGGCGAAATCTTACCAGCGTAACGCACAGCGCGTTGAAACCGTTGGCGAGCAAAAGCAGCACTCCGATATCGAATACCGTGCGCTGAACGTGCACCCGCGTGATACCGAAAACGCCATCATCAACGTGCTGCGGTACTACGAGGCAAAGAACGCCATCGTATTCTGCAACACCCGCGCCGCCGTTGCGCGCCTGACCACCCGCTTTACCAACCGCGGTTTTTCGGTCGTGGCGCTGTCGGGCGAGCTGTCGCAGTCTGAACGGACCAACGCGCTGCAAGCGCTGCGCGACGGACGGGCCCGCGTTTGTATCGCGACAGATGTGGCCGCACGTGGCATCGACTTGCCCAACCTTGAACTGGTTGTGCATGCTGATCTGCCGTCAAACTCTGACACATTGCTGCACCGGTCGGGCCGTACCGGCCGTGCGGGTCGCAAAGGTGTGTCCGCACTGATCGTCCCTGCCAAGCTGCGCAGCAAAGCCAACCGCCTGATTGGTGGTGCCAAGCTGAAAGTCGAATGGGCCAACCCGCCCTCCGCCGAAGACGTGAACGCCGAAGACGAAAAGCGCTTGCTGGCCGACTCCGCTTGGTCGAACCCGATCCCCGATGATGCAACGGGCTTTGTTGCGAACCTCGTGGAGCAGTTCAGCCCCGAGCAACTCGCGACCGCTTTTGTGAACCTTTATCGTGCGCGCCAGTCCGCGCCCGAGCAATTGGCAGAGCCCGGCACCCCCGCCGATGAACGCCCCCGTGGCGACTTTGGCCCGTCGGTCTGGTTCTCGATCTCGATCGGGCGCAACGACGAAGCCGAACCGCGTACGATCTTGCCGATGATCTGCCGCATGGGCGATCTGACCAAGGATGACGTGGGCGCGATCCGTGTGCAGCCAAGCCATACCTTTGTCGAAATCCTCGCGACGTCAGCCGATAAATTCACCAACGCACTTGGCTCCGACATGAAAGTCGAAGACGGCGCTGTTGTGACAAAGCTCGACAAGGCTCCTGATCTGTCCCGCGGGCCCAAGCCCGGCGGCCGCGGCCCGAAACCCCAGCGTGGCGGTTCCCGCTTTGATGACAACGCGCGCCCGGATCGCGGCCCGCGTCCGGACCGTGCACCTTTCGATCCCGACGCGCCAAGCGCACCGCGCAAACCGCGTGCGGCGGGCACCGAAGAGGCCTCGGTCTCTTATGACAAGCCACGCGGGCCACGCCCCGACAAAGGGTTCGACAAACCGCGCGGCGACAAGCCCAAGTTTGACAAGCCAAAGGCCCCCAAAGGTGAACGCCCGCCCAAGTCGCACAAGACCGAACGGACACCAATGAAGCCCGGTGCCGCACCGAAACCAAAGTCTGCGGGCAAACCCGACAGCTTTGACAAGCCCAAGGCCAAAGCTGTCTGGAAAAAAGACAAGCCGGCGGATCGCGCGGCTGGCGACAGCAAACCTGCGGGCGACAAGCCGTTCAAGGCGCGTGCCGCTGACCCGTCGAAACGCTTTGTCCCTCCGGGCAAAGTGGGTGCCAAGCCCAAGGGTGGAAAGCCTGCGGGCAAACCCGCCGGTGGCGACGCATCCCCCAAGCGCGGCAAGTCGAGCTTTCGCCCGAAATAA
- a CDS encoding aminotransferase family protein — protein MDGTFSENDISRVVEADRAHIWHHLSQHKAYETTDPRIIVEGKGMRVWDQKGKEHLDAVSGGVWTVNVGYGRESIANAVRDQLIKLNYFAGSAGSIPGSIFAEKLIAKMPGMSRLYYCNSGSEANEKAFKMIRQIAHKRYGGKKHKILYRDRDYHGTTIACLSAGGQDERNAQYGPFTDGFVRVPHCLEYRKFEQDGAPEDNYGIWAADQIEKIILAEGPDTVGGLCLEPVTAGGGVITPPDGYWERVQEICRKYDVLLHIDEVVCGIGRTGEWFGYQHFGVQPDMVTMAKGVASGYAAIACLVTTEEVFNLFKDDASDPMNYFRDISTFGGCTAGPTAAIENMAIIERENLLQNTCDMGQYMLEELEELSDKYDAIGQVRGKGLFLGAELVQDRSTRVPVVEAQIQAVVADCMAQGVIIGATNRSVPGKNNTLCFSPALIAQKDDIDQIIAAVDGAMGRVFGSK, from the coding sequence ATGGATGGTACATTTAGCGAAAACGATATCTCCCGTGTGGTCGAGGCAGATCGCGCGCACATCTGGCATCACCTCAGCCAGCATAAAGCCTATGAAACCACCGACCCGCGCATCATCGTTGAAGGCAAGGGCATGCGTGTCTGGGATCAAAAGGGCAAAGAGCATCTGGACGCTGTGTCCGGTGGCGTCTGGACGGTCAACGTCGGCTATGGCCGCGAAAGCATCGCCAATGCGGTACGCGACCAGCTGATCAAGCTGAACTATTTCGCGGGCTCTGCCGGGTCCATTCCGGGGTCGATCTTTGCGGAAAAGCTGATCGCTAAGATGCCGGGCATGAGCCGTCTCTACTACTGCAACTCCGGCTCTGAGGCGAACGAGAAAGCCTTTAAGATGATCCGCCAGATCGCCCACAAACGCTATGGCGGCAAGAAGCACAAGATTCTCTATCGCGACCGTGATTACCACGGCACGACCATCGCTTGCCTGTCTGCAGGCGGTCAGGACGAACGGAACGCGCAATACGGCCCGTTTACCGACGGCTTCGTCCGCGTGCCCCATTGTCTTGAGTATCGCAAGTTTGAACAGGATGGCGCCCCCGAGGATAACTACGGCATTTGGGCAGCCGACCAGATCGAGAAAATCATCCTTGCCGAAGGCCCCGATACCGTGGGCGGGCTCTGCCTTGAACCCGTTACAGCGGGCGGCGGTGTTATCACGCCTCCGGACGGCTATTGGGAACGCGTGCAGGAAATCTGCCGCAAATATGACGTTCTGCTGCACATCGACGAAGTCGTCTGTGGTATCGGGCGTACCGGCGAATGGTTCGGCTATCAGCACTTTGGCGTCCAGCCGGATATGGTCACAATGGCCAAAGGCGTCGCGTCGGGCTATGCGGCAATCGCCTGCCTTGTGACAACCGAGGAGGTATTCAACCTGTTCAAGGACGACGCCAGCGATCCGATGAACTATTTCCGCGACATCTCGACGTTTGGCGGCTGTACCGCAGGCCCCACCGCCGCGATTGAAAACATGGCCATCATAGAGCGCGAAAACCTGCTGCAAAACACCTGCGACATGGGGCAATATATGCTCGAAGAGCTCGAAGAGCTGTCGGACAAATACGATGCCATCGGGCAGGTGCGCGGCAAGGGTCTGTTCCTTGGTGCAGAGCTGGTGCAGGACCGCAGCACCCGCGTGCCAGTGGTCGAAGCGCAGATACAGGCCGTGGTGGCCGATTGTATGGCCCAAGGTGTGATTATTGGGGCGACCAACCGGTCGGTACCCGGCAAGAACAACACCCTTTGCTTCAGCCCTGCGTTGATCGCGCAAAAAGACGACATCGATCAGATCATTGCGGCAGTGGATGGGGCAATGGGACGTGTGTTTGGCAGCAAATAA
- the dapA gene encoding 4-hydroxy-tetrahydrodipicolinate synthase, with the protein MLQGSLPALVTPFTDGALDLDTLKKLVEWHIAEGSNGLVPVGTTGESPTLTHAEHETVVAEVVKAAAGRIPVVAGAGSNNTTESIRLAKHAESVGADAVLVVTPYYNKPTQAGLIAHFTAIHEACGLPIIIYNIPGRSVVDMLPETMAELSKLPRIIGVKDATGDLARVCDQRMLCGPDFVQLSGEDATAHGFNAQGGVGCISVTANVAPKLLSQMQAFCLAGDYASALKIQDQLMPLHTAIFTEPGLVGVKYAMARLGLCSDEVRLPLVPLTDATKALVDRGLKHAGLID; encoded by the coding sequence ATGCTACAAGGTTCACTACCTGCACTCGTCACGCCGTTCACGGACGGCGCGCTGGATCTGGACACGCTCAAGAAGCTGGTTGAGTGGCACATCGCCGAAGGATCGAACGGGCTGGTGCCTGTCGGAACCACAGGTGAATCGCCCACCCTGACCCATGCCGAGCATGAAACTGTCGTCGCAGAAGTTGTCAAAGCCGCCGCAGGGCGTATCCCTGTCGTTGCAGGTGCCGGTTCGAACAATACCACCGAGAGCATCCGTCTGGCCAAGCACGCTGAAAGCGTTGGCGCGGATGCGGTTCTGGTTGTCACACCCTATTACAACAAGCCGACCCAAGCCGGACTGATTGCGCATTTCACCGCGATCCACGAAGCCTGCGGTCTGCCGATCATCATCTACAACATCCCCGGCCGGTCAGTCGTTGATATGCTGCCCGAAACCATGGCCGAGCTTTCCAAGCTGCCGCGCATCATCGGTGTCAAGGATGCCACCGGCGATCTGGCGCGGGTCTGTGACCAGCGGATGCTGTGCGGGCCGGATTTTGTCCAGCTCTCGGGCGAGGACGCCACGGCGCACGGGTTCAACGCCCAAGGCGGCGTCGGCTGTATCTCGGTCACAGCGAATGTGGCACCCAAACTGCTGAGCCAGATGCAGGCGTTCTGCCTTGCGGGGGATTATGCGTCGGCGCTGAAAATTCAAGACCAGCTGATGCCATTGCACACCGCGATCTTTACAGAGCCGGGGCTGGTCGGCGTGAAATACGCCATGGCACGTCTTGGCTTGTGCTCGGACGAGGTCCGCTTGCCATTGGTACCGCTGACGGATGCGACCAAAGCGCTGGTGGATCGCGGACTAAAGCATGCTGGCCTTATCGACTAG
- a CDS encoding lytic transglycosylase domain-containing protein — MRRALATLTMVFALSVPAYAERPRPLGWAMDAMRSGSWDNAALIARRDGAVAVDIIEWHRLRSGRGTYAEVTDFLKRRPDWPGEAYLRRQSEDAVLREGDKAVLDFFTAQGPQTPDAVLAHAAALVRADRSGEAQARLVLAWRTLPMSGNEQAKFIDAHGALLKGHHAARLEEMLWQREHAEARQMFDLVGDGDKALAETRIALQNREGDVNALIEALPASEKSDPGLQADRFEWRIRKGFSDSAKDLMLSQSTSAAALGQPAAWANRRRALARNEMRTGDPARAYQMASKHFLTEGSHFADLEWLSGYIALRFLKDPKLALGHFQAHDGAVESPISQGRAGYWQGRAFEAMDDAEGAAKAYAQGAKFQSSFYGLLAAERGNLPFDTSLAGPRPEQDWRSSALAQAPLFQAGLLLQASGELSTAERFWTHLAEQLITEDATLLGQAAMDVGQPHLAVMIGKRVAQRGITIAGPYYALHDAIKLDLNMAPEMVLAIARRESEFDPVVQSHVGARGLMQLMPATAKDVARDLDISALHTTDRLTADPEYNALLGSEYLSQMAGRFNGNVVMVSAAYNAGPSRPTRWMDAYGDPREGDIDIVDWIEMIPFRETQNYVMRVTESLPVYRARMGKDPLPQPFTEELTGTTLLPFAPKGE; from the coding sequence ATGAGACGCGCCTTGGCGACGCTGACGATGGTTTTTGCCCTCTCCGTTCCGGCATATGCGGAACGGCCCCGCCCGCTTGGCTGGGCGATGGATGCAATGCGTTCGGGCAGTTGGGACAACGCGGCGCTGATCGCGCGGCGCGACGGGGCCGTGGCGGTAGATATTATCGAATGGCATCGTCTGAGGTCGGGACGCGGCACCTATGCCGAAGTGACCGACTTTCTCAAGCGCCGCCCCGATTGGCCGGGCGAGGCTTATTTGCGCAGACAATCCGAAGACGCCGTCCTACGCGAAGGCGACAAAGCGGTGCTGGATTTCTTTACGGCACAAGGCCCCCAGACCCCCGATGCGGTGCTGGCCCATGCGGCCGCACTGGTCCGCGCTGATCGTTCGGGCGAGGCGCAGGCGCGGCTGGTACTCGCCTGGCGTACCCTCCCCATGAGCGGGAACGAACAGGCAAAATTCATCGACGCGCATGGCGCCCTGCTCAAGGGCCATCACGCCGCCAGACTGGAAGAGATGCTGTGGCAGCGCGAACACGCCGAGGCCCGCCAGATGTTCGATCTGGTCGGCGACGGCGACAAGGCATTGGCTGAAACTCGTATTGCGTTGCAGAACCGCGAAGGCGACGTGAACGCGTTGATCGAAGCCCTGCCCGCCAGCGAAAAAAGCGATCCGGGTCTGCAAGCCGACCGGTTCGAGTGGCGCATCCGCAAAGGATTTAGCGACAGCGCCAAGGATTTGATGCTGTCGCAGTCCACCAGCGCGGCGGCCCTAGGCCAGCCCGCGGCATGGGCCAACCGCCGCCGCGCCCTTGCCCGCAATGAAATGCGCACTGGTGATCCCGCCCGCGCCTATCAGATGGCATCGAAACACTTCCTGACGGAAGGATCGCACTTTGCTGATCTGGAATGGCTGTCTGGCTATATCGCCCTGCGCTTCCTCAAGGATCCAAAGCTGGCACTTGGTCATTTTCAGGCCCATGATGGCGCGGTTGAATCGCCCATCAGCCAAGGGCGTGCAGGCTATTGGCAAGGCCGCGCGTTTGAGGCCATGGACGATGCCGAAGGTGCCGCCAAAGCCTATGCGCAAGGGGCCAAATTCCAATCGTCGTTCTATGGCTTGCTTGCCGCAGAACGCGGCAACCTGCCGTTTGATACCAGCCTTGCAGGACCGCGCCCCGAACAGGACTGGCGTTCATCCGCGCTCGCTCAGGCTCCGTTGTTTCAGGCCGGATTGCTGCTGCAAGCCTCTGGCGAGCTGTCGACAGCGGAACGGTTCTGGACCCATCTGGCAGAACAGCTGATCACCGAAGACGCCACGCTGTTGGGTCAGGCCGCAATGGATGTGGGCCAGCCGCATTTGGCGGTCATGATCGGCAAACGCGTAGCACAGCGGGGCATCACCATCGCAGGCCCCTATTACGCGCTGCACGACGCGATCAAGCTCGACCTGAATATGGCACCTGAAATGGTACTGGCCATTGCCCGCCGCGAAAGCGAATTCGACCCCGTGGTGCAAAGCCATGTGGGCGCACGTGGCCTGATGCAGCTGATGCCCGCCACGGCTAAGGATGTCGCACGCGATCTGGATATCAGCGCCTTACACACCACTGACCGGCTGACCGCCGACCCGGAATACAACGCTTTGCTGGGGTCCGAATACCTGTCGCAGATGGCGGGGCGGTTTAACGGGAATGTCGTGATGGTTTCTGCCGCGTATAACGCCGGCCCCTCGCGCCCGACGCGCTGGATGGACGCCTATGGCGACCCGCGCGAAGGCGACATTGATATCGTCGACTGGATCGAGATGATTCCGTTCCGCGAAACCCAGAACTATGTGATGCGGGTGACGGAAAGCCTCCCCGTCTACCGCGCACGCATGGGCAAAGACCCCCTGCCCCAACCCTTTACCGAGGAGCTAACGGGCACGACCCTTTTGCCGTTCGCGCCAAAAGGTGAATAG
- a CDS encoding CHAP domain-containing protein produces MSVKRQWTSKIGISILSAALLLTAACARGPVEVQTISQAGINPDLHAMAIREVRVLQSKGQRVWCVPFARNASGVQIRGNANTWWAKANGLYERGTKPAVGAVMAFKGTRRNPMGHVAVVSEVVSPREIKVDHANWKRNKISLAMTVKDVSPRNDWSDVRLESQAGSFGSVYPINGFIYPNTKKGPSNEMAQAPVFAFSATPTQSN; encoded by the coding sequence ATGAGCGTGAAACGCCAGTGGACGTCGAAAATCGGTATTTCAATTCTGTCCGCAGCCCTGCTGCTGACAGCGGCCTGTGCCCGCGGCCCGGTTGAGGTTCAAACCATCAGCCAAGCGGGCATCAACCCCGACCTACACGCCATGGCGATCCGCGAAGTTCGCGTTCTGCAATCCAAAGGCCAGCGCGTTTGGTGCGTACCCTTCGCGCGCAACGCCAGCGGTGTCCAAATCCGCGGCAACGCCAACACTTGGTGGGCCAAAGCCAACGGCCTTTACGAGCGCGGCACAAAACCCGCTGTCGGCGCAGTGATGGCGTTCAAAGGCACCCGCCGGAACCCGATGGGCCATGTCGCCGTGGTCTCCGAAGTTGTTTCCCCCCGCGAGATCAAGGTTGATCACGCCAACTGGAAGCGCAACAAGATCTCGCTGGCCATGACCGTCAAAGACGTGTCGCCCCGCAACGACTGGTCTGATGTGCGGTTGGAAAGCCAGGCTGGATCATTCGGCAGCGTTTATCCGATCAACGGGTTTATCTACCCCAACACGAAAAAGGGCCCGTCCAACGAGATGGCCCAGGCCCCCGTGTTTGCATTTTCAGCGACACCGACACAAAGCAACTAA
- a CDS encoding glycine zipper 2TM domain-containing protein has protein sequence MKKLLLVLPMVGALAACETQTQTSITGAAAGAALGASVSGGDDKTKGAIIGGLAGAAAGAYLGRGKNGQCVYQNSAGQRYTAACP, from the coding sequence ATGAAAAAGCTACTTTTGGTCCTGCCTATGGTTGGCGCACTCGCCGCGTGCGAAACGCAGACCCAAACTTCTATCACCGGCGCTGCCGCTGGTGCTGCACTGGGTGCTTCCGTTTCCGGCGGAGATGACAAAACCAAAGGCGCCATTATCGGTGGCCTCGCTGGTGCTGCTGCAGGTGCATACCTTGGTCGCGGCAAAAACGGCCAGTGTGTGTATCAGAACTCTGCAGGTCAGCGTTACACGGCTGCTTGCCCATAA